TAACAAGTGTATATCCTGTAGAAAAAATAGTATGCGGAACAAAGGCATTATTGGTGGTGAGATTGAAGGGACTTATAAACCTGGGCCACGATACCGATGGCTGTATACCCAGCTGGTATACGTTGTAGCCTTTGTTGTATTTACCAAATTGAATGTCGGAGCTGCCGAACAGGGTCAGCGTAAAAAGCTCGGCTCCTTTGAAGGTGTTCCTGTTTCGGAAATTGATATTGATCTGCGTACCGTCGTAATTGGCGGAGGTCGACCTGGCCAATATTTCAGCCTGTAATGACTTACGCTTGTTTTGAGTTAAGAAGTAGTAAACATCCAGGAAAGCCGAATCGGGTGTGACATCCTCGAACCTGTTCTTCACAAATTTGAAGGGGCCCAGTTCGATCAGCCTGCTTAGCGAGTTATTGTGCTCGGTCCGGTTATAGATATCGCCGGGATGGAGCAGTATGCTATTTTTAAAAGTAAATGGACGTACAGTATTTTTTGGGTCGATGACATTATACCAGCGATATTTTACAGCCGAGTCAAGCTTTAACGCCGTATCCCTTAGCGTATAATGCGGATAAACATATATGTCCCTTATCTTGTATATCCAACGTGCCTCGTCCGGCGTTTCATCCTTAACTTTGACAAACATATCCACTTTATGCCCGGCCACTGTGCTGTCGTACCGCATGATCAGGTCCTCAGGAGCAAAGTAATAGAAACCTTCCTCTTTTAACCTCGCATCTATCCGTATACGTTCGGCCTTAATGACATCCAGGTTAAACTTGTCCCCAACTTTCAGCAGCGTTTGCTTATTGGTCCCGGCAACCGCGGTATCCAGGTCGTCATTGTCCGTAGGGAAAGTTATCTTATTATAGTGGTAAGCCGGGCCGGTTTGTATGGTATATATTGCCTTGGCTATTTTCTTTTTGCTCGTGGTATCGCCCGCTACCTGCGCCACAAAATAGCCTTCATTCTGTAGCCGGTTTTGCAATATGCTTGCATTCTTATCAACGTCCACGGCGCTTATCAATACAGGGGGTTCGCCAATGTGGGTGTTCAGGTAATGCCTTAAGCCCCGTCGTTTGTTGGTCCTGGTTTTGTTGTATACCCATAACTTAAACCTTAACCCCAGGATCTTGGCATTAGGCTTTGGTCGCAGCAAGGTCTTCAATTCATCTTTAAGCGCGTCGGCATCCCCCTTGTCGGCGCTTTTGTCGGTTATTTTCACTTCACCGCCATCGTATAGCTTTTGCCCGGGCTGCAAATACTTGGTAGTGCTGCAAGCGCTTGTAAAAAATGCCACTAAAATTATTAAGTATCTAAACCTGGTCATGTTTTATCGGGATTATCATCAGGGTTCATCCGTAGGCTCAACTATACCGGCCATATCAGCGTCCGCCTGTTTGTCTGCTTCCTTTTGCTCTTTCTTTTTTTCTTTCTGGTCCTTATTGTACTCTTTCTGCAATTCCCTGTCCCTTTTTGGCCTCCTTTTGAACAATTCGCTGAAACGATTAAAATCATACGTCAGTGAAAAGCCCACGCCGGTTTCTACCACTTGTCCTTCTATCACTATAAATTCGTCTTTGCGATAGGCACGGATACGGTACCTGCCGTCCTTGGTAAGTAAATAGTTTACCGATACGTTGCCTGCAATGTCTGTTGTTTTTTGCCCTGGCTGGTTCTGCCCTTCCAGATTAAAGTTATTGCCTACGGTCACCGTAACCCTGTCATTAAGAAAAGATTTGGATAAACCAACATCCAGGTCGGTGCGGTTTTGCTGTACACCGGTAGAATAATCTGCTCCTGAGGTCAGGTTGAAACTTAACTGCACACCGCCTATCAGGTCGCCTGCCAATCTGTTCAACTGATCGGATAACAGGCTGCTTACGCTGTTCCGTATAGTGCCTGCTATGCCTGTACTTCCTCCCTGGCTCTGCAACGGGTTATCCCCAATGAAATGTCCCAGTATTAATACCCCCAATACTTGTTTATTCAATTCATTAGGATCCTGCCGCACCTGGTCCAGGCGGGTATCTACCGTAGAAACAACCTGGGGAGATACGGTATAAGAGCTATCGGGCAAAATAATATCGAAGGTTATGTCAGGCTTTAACAATTGGTTCCGCATGATGAGGTTAACATTAAACGGAAGCTTTTGCTTATACATGGTCATATTCTGAACATCGCCGCCCAATTGGTCGCTTACCAGGTCGATAGGCGGTACGTTGGCCACATAAATAGCCGTCAGGTCTACCGTAGCAGTTGTCGGGTCGCCCGACCAGGTAATTGTACTTCCTTTCTTGAAAAGGAACTTGCGTTTCACTGATGCATACGAAAGATTATAAGACCCCTGATCGACCGCGTATGTACCGGTCAGGTTTATTTTGCCGCTCGGGTCTATCGCGGCGTTCAACTGCGCATCTCCTTTTAGCTGCACCACATCGCCGTTACGTTCATCAACCACGATAGTAAAGTTTGCTTCTTTACTTACTCTTATCGTAGCTGATACATCCAAACCCCTTACGTTGCTCTTCCGAAGTGAGTCCAATTGTTTTGCAAGAAATATAGAGTCGAGCTTCGGTGCTTTCGGGTTGATAACCTCGACCACGCCTTTCCTGTCCTCTATACTCGGGTCATCGGTGGGCAGTACAATGGTCATATCTGTCTTGTCGTTGATCGTCAGGTTGGCATCAACAACAGGTTTATCCATATTTCCCCGAACAGTTATCCGGCTGTTCAGGAAAAGCTTGCCGTAATAGAGCTTATTGTCATCTTGCGTTGAGTTGATCACCCGGAAGTTGTCGGTGGTAATATCCAGTCCAAACCGGAAATCGGTAAAGGTTTTGGTGTAAACACCACCCGCTACTACTGCCTTGTTCCCAAGCGAATCGATCATCGTGAAATCATTGAATATGATACCGTCGTTATTGAAGGTGATGCTTTCCTTAGGCATGGTGAAATAGGAATTGAGCATAGCTACGTTGAAACCTACCTGGTTAAAGTTGACATCACCCCTTACTACCGGAGCCGACGTTGTTCCGCTGATCTTTAACTGCCCGCTTAGATTGCCCTTCGCATTTTTAATGCTCCCAAAAGTGAATCCCTCAATACTTTTCATATTAAGCCTGGCAATGTCCAGATTCAGGTCGAACGTGCTAGCCGGCGTGGCGTAGTAAAGCCCGCTGAGGTTTACCTGGTTTCCTTTGCCCGTTATGCGTACATCGGCGGCGTAGGCATTTTGCGTTTGGTTATTTACTTTCAACGCTATATCGCCTACGGTATCGCCTTTAAAACTAAAATCGTGTATGTTGAGTGCCGAAGTAAAATGCATATTAGTTTGCAGGTCGCGGATGTGTGCGTCGCCGTTTATTACTCCTCCAACCTGCAGCGAATCCTGCTGTGCAGCCCGCGTTAATGTTTCGATCCGGAAATTTTTGAAGCTGATGGTCATAGGCGAATTCATTACCCGCGAATCGCTGTTCACACTTAGCACCTGGTTACTATTGCTGATGGCAAAATCCTTCGCCAAAATACCTTTGGTGCCAAAGTCCAGTTCGTTACCGGCATTAACGGCCCAGGGTGTATAATTGAGCACCAGGCCATCTTTCACAAAAGAGAATTTGTACTGGTCCGGCATAATGCTGAAAACACCGGCCACACGATACCGTTCTTTTTTTGCCGCGTCGCGTACCTGTAGCATCACGTTCAGTTTATTATTCTGTGCGTTTCCAGAAACACGGGTGTACAGCAGGTCGATTGACGACGAAAGCTTGATCTCATTCACCGCAAGATTATAATTAAGCGCATTGTTGCCGGTATTTATGGCGAGTTTCATGTTATCTACAATGGTGGTGCCGTATACAACTTTGGGCATAGTACCGTTCACCACCAGTTCACCGCTGCGGCTATCGAAGCGACCGTCGACATTTACAGGTTCGAGCGTTTTAAGGTCGGGCGCAAATTGGGTCACCAAAGGGGTTTTAACCGCGCGGATACTGAACGTGAAATGCTGCGGCGAATAGGCGCCTCTACCCTGCATAGTTTTACCGGCTGTACTGGTATTATAGTACTTATCTATTACATCCTGCATAGCGGGTCCTATTTCGGTCAGCTTATATTTTCCGGCCATATGCGCTGTCAGCATGGGGGTTTTCAGCCGCAGCGTGCTACTATCGGCATTAGCGGTGGAGACAAGGTTAATGCTATCCAACCTGATAACCTGTTGTTTTTGCGCTACTACCAGATCGGTAAGTTTAATGTTCGCATTTAAATAGCCGGGATCAGCCGTAGGTACATCGGCGATCAGTTTGCCATGGATTTTAAGCGCGTCGTTGCTTAAATGAAGTTTTTGCAGATCAACACTATCGACTACAATAATTGAATATACCGATGGGTATTTTTTGTTCATGTTCGCACGACCATTTAGGGCAAAATGAATATTCGGGTCGTTCATGTGCATGTTGGCAGTATACTTACCATCGTGCCCGGTAGCCGTGAGTACCAGGTTCTGATAGGTATAACCCTTAACATAGGCGCTGGCAACATTCCCGCTCACCTGCAAATTGGCGGTTTTGGGGTCTGTACCAGCTCCTTTAATGTTTAACGCTAATGTAATATTGCCTGCCGTTTTTGGTTGTTTTGTTAATGCCCCGACATTTAAGTTATTCGTTTTTATATTGGCTGAATATACTTCGTGACCTTTCTTATTGCCGTTCTTCATGGTGGCATCCAGGCCTACTGCGCCGTAGGAGGAACGTAGCATCATGCGGGTATTAAAATTATACATGCTGCCCTTAAATGTCCCCTTTAGGTTTAAAGCAGAAGGAACGCTTACCGACGATGGTAGCATTCCCGGCGAAACCAGTTTAGTTATGTCGCTGCTGCCGGTGCTTAAGTCATTTATCGTGAGATCAAAATATGATTTATTGATATCCGGCAATCCCCTGATAACGGCTGACGCTTTGATATGCGTTTTACTTAACCCTCTCACCTCAAGTTCGGGGATACGAAGATTGTTTACCTTGCCGATAACCCGTCCGTCGATCCTGAATACCGCATCAGGTGAATGTTTAAACGGCTCCATCGACGACATAGCGGGCATAAGTAGCAGCACATCTTTTAATCCGAGGCGACTGCCGTTAAGGTCGGCATTCACATACAACTTACCCGGATCTGTGCTTAAGGATTCGATAGAAGGGTAGCTCACCTGCAATTGTTTCTGCAATACCGTCTGCGGTGTTTCCAGGTACAGGTCGTTCAAATAGGAACTTTTCGGTCCGTATAAAAAGCTTGTATGAAATTTATTGACCCGCAGCCCGCTTTTTTCGGCAAAGGTAAGGGTGTTTATCCGGCCGGATATCGAATCAGGATTATAGGCCAGGTTCTCCATATCCACTTCAAGGCCGCGTATATGCATGTGCCCGAAATCGAGACCTTTGGCTACCGGGGCTGTTGCGTTATTGTCATACTTAATATCATCATTGGCAAAACTGATCTTAGCAATGGTAGCGCGCCAGCCTTTATCGCTTTTTGGCGACGCGACGAGTGTATCCAGTTTCTTTACCGCTTTAACAACCGCTTTTTTGACCGACTCAGGTTTGGCAAATGTGATCCCGGCTTTGGTGTCGTTAAGTTCGATAGTTTTTATGCCGACGTTTTGATTCTTCAGATCGATCTTATCCATTACCACCAACAACTTACCCAGGTCCACCAGCGAAGACATCTGGTTGCTTTGGTAATTCACCTTGATCTTTGAAATGTCGATAGTACCGAGGTCCAAAGTCATATTGATCGGTTTGGTGGCTGTATCAGGTGCCGTTACGGGCGTGGCTTTACCTTTCGGCGATTTTTGAATAATGTGTGCATCCACTCCTGAAAGGTTTATCTTCGGGATAGTGAACTTCATTTTGTCCATATCAAAATCTTTGATCCTGGTGTCGAAATGGCCGAGCAGGAATTTGATATCATTGCCCGTGATAGCGTCTTTGTAGGCGATGTTGATCTTGTCGAGTATGATCTTATCGACAGAAAATTTCATTGACGAGGATGTATCGGCCGGGGTTACAGGTTTTCTCTGCTCACCCGCAAAAGCTTTGATAATGTAGTCGAAATTAAAAACACTATCGGGCCCGCGGTTCACATTCATCGTGATACCATCAAGATTTATTTCGTTTACCTCTACCTGGTGGTGCAGCAGCTTAAGCATACTGACATCCACCTTCAGGTTGTCTCCGGCAATCAGGGTGTCTTTTTTCTGGTCCTCGAAATATACACCCTGCAGCACAATCAGTTTAGGCAGGCCCAATGAGATGTGCCCGATCGCTACTTTGGTGTGTATCTTTCCTTCGATAAAGGCAACTGCTTTGTTCTTGAGGTAATTCTGGACGGAGGGGATCTGGATCAAAATGATGACAAGCAGGACTAGGAAAAGAACACTTCCAATTATCCAGAGTATGGTTTTAAGGGCTATGCGTCCGATCCGTCTCAATTTTGTGAATTTTGAAAGTTGTAAAAATATCCATTCGTTTAGTGAATGCTTTTAGTACATCAACCGTAAAATGAATAACTTGTTTTTCGGGAATTCGGGTAAAAAGAATAGTAAGTGAGCTACTACATCAGAATTTCTTAAAGATGGGTTTAACAGGCATACGAAGAAGCAGCCAACAACGCAGCTTTGCAGCCGGCAAAGCTGGCCTGCGAGCTCAGCACGTCCATGTTTTGTGCCCTGGTGGTGCGCGGCAGCAAGTCGAGGCTAAACACTGCATTTCTCTGCTGTTTCCAGCTATTTATCCCGTCAAGGTGATACAAAGGCTGGCAAACGCCAATAACTGCCTTGTTTTTTGTCGAGAGAAGACAAATCGTCCGCGTGGATACTCAACAGCATATCTGCTCCCTTCAAAATTTCACTCCCCGATCTTATTTCCGCGCCGCTCATTCTGTAGTCTTCGTCAACACAAAACGCCTTAAGTCCGGCGTCCTTTTCAACCCAAACAGCGTGCGCCGATTTCGTTAAAACGGACACCTCTCCGGCAAGTAAGGATACTCCCGACTCAAAAGAGAGCTCTTTTAAATATCGATTATTATAGTAAATTTATTAGATGTATTACCTGGAAAGCGCGGGGGGGATTCTCATATACTTTCCCTTGTTATATGTATACGCAAGTTATGCCAATTTGTGTTACCACCGGCATCGTTTCGGCTACTTAATGGATTAGTGGTAATTTTATGCATTTTTTCTATAGCGGTAAGAATTTATACATGCATTGAAGGAATCGTTCACGCTGTATTTGCCCCTGCCGAAAGTATTGATTTACATTTTCATTCCACCCATTCCATTGTCGTTCCCATTTTTAAATATTGCTTCACTGTTCAGTAAATAAGCGTTATTGGTTACTACAATATCACCATGATTTAAGCCGGAAAGAACGGGCACGTAATTTGAGTTGCCGGTCCCGGTTTTAACCATTTTTGACGAAAAGCTACCGTCTGCATTCTTAACCCATACCTTGCTGCCTTTACCATCCGTCAGGATTGCGGAAGCAGGCACAGCCAAAGAACGGTTGCTGTTGCCTCCGATCGAGATATAGGCCAGCATACCGGGCCGTATCGTCCCTTGCGGATTGGAAATGCTGATCCTAATCAGGTCTACCTTAGAAGCATCCGATAATTCAGGATTAACAAATTCTATTTTTCCCGGGATAACCTTCCCATTCAGATCAGGAAAAGAAACGTTCACCAAAGCATTTTCCTGGCAGTTCCCGGCTTCACCGGCGTATAGCTGCGCCTCTATCCATAAATTATCGAGTGCCTGTGTTTTTAATATCATCATGCCCTCGGTTACGTAATCGCCTTCATGAACCGAAATACCGCTAACTGTTCCGCCAACTTTACTTAATATGGTTGTCGTGGCTGAAACTTTCCCTGAAGTAGCCAGGGTTTTGATCTGAATGGCTGATAAGCCCCATAATTGCAACTTATTCTCCGCAGCGTGGATCAGTTGCCCGTAATCCACATCCGGATTATGTAACACTTTTTGTTGCTGGATGGCCAGAAGGTATTCCTTTTCAGCTTCCTGTAAATCTTCGCTATAAATCGAATAAACGGGTTGCCCTGCAGTTATTTTTTCACCAACCGTCCTCACGAATAACTGCTGTACCCGGCCGGCCACTCTTGCACTCAACTCGGCTGTTGTATTTTCGTTGGCGGTAACCGTGCCGGTCAGTGTTTTTTCCAGCCCGGTATTTTCTTCCCGCACGGTATCCGTTTGGATGCCGGATAGCTGCAATTGCGTTGCCGTCAGGCTTATTTTATCGGAACTTCCGTTGCCGGCACCTGTTAGTTCTACCTTAATCAGTTTCATCCCGCAAACGGGGCAATTACCCGGATGCTTCTGGTGTACCTCCGGGTGCATGGAACAGGTATAATAGGCTTTGCTTTGCTGTTGGGCTATCTGTTGTGGTTTTGGCTTGCAGGCGGCCAAAAAAAATAAGAGCAATACTACTATTTTCAATTTATTCATGGCTTTGTGTCTTAATAAAACTTTCGCTGTCTGTTAAATATTGGGCGTTCGATGCCAGGCTATCCGTAACAGCCAGGCCCCTGGTGATCTGTATCTCAGAGTCATTTACTAACCCTGCACTAACCTGGTGGGCCTGGTAAGCAGCACCCTTTTTCAGCCAGACAATTTGTGTTCGGCCCAAATTGACCAACGCAGCCCTGGGTATCCATAAACCACTTGTTTGCCCGGTTTTTATTTCGGCTTTGACCAGACTGTTTGCTTTCAGCTCATGGTTCATATTATCCAGGTAAACCCGGATGCTCGTTGACTTATCACCTTGCTGTAAAATAGGTTCAATAAAATTTACCTTCCCAATAAGATTTTTGCCCGGCAGGTCAGGCAGTGAAATTTTAACCGACTGGTTTAATCTCACTGCTGCTACATCGGCAGGGTCAATTTTGATAACGGCCCATAGCCTGTGGGGATTAACCACATTAAACAGCGTTTGGCCTTTTTCGACATACATGCCTTCTTTGACCGCCAGGGGCAGGTTGTTGTAGAAACCAGAGGGCATTGCTGTTACAGCGGCACCTGGCATTTGGCTATGCGCCACGTCATGAACGTGCCCCTCGTAAGGGCTGTAAACCGGCAGGCTAAAAAAGGCTTTTCCTGTTTTGATAACCTGTTCAATTTGTGCGGAAGTCATGCCTAATAGCAATAATTTTTGTTTGGCTGCATGGGTCAATGCTGCTTCCTCCGGTGAGTTTTTGCTGATGTATAACAAATCCTGCTGGGCAGTCACCATCTCCTGGCTATAGATATCAAAGATGCGCTGCCCCCGATGTATATCCTGGAAGGCATATTTAATGTATAGCTTTTCAATACGCCCGGAAAAACGGGAAGCAATATTGTTAAATGTCCGTGTATCAAAATCCAGATAGCCGTCTGCTAAGATGGTGGTTTGGACTTCCTTTTGTGTAGGAGTAATGGCCCTGACTGTGGAAACAACGGATGAATTGACCGGTTGTAAAACGGTATTCAAACTTATGCCGGCGCCTTCACTGGCTTGTCCAGACTTTTTCACCAGCGTCATGCCACAGATCGGGCAGCCGCCCGGGTGGTCTTCCAATATCTGCGGGTGCATCGGGCAGGTATATTGTACTTCGCTTTTTGGCTGGGCACTGAATGCTGGGGGTTGCGGACGGGAACAGGCGCCGATAGCTACGGCTATTGCCAGCATGCTGATTTTAATTGCTTTCATTTTCCTTTTCATAAGCTACCTGTAAGATTAATACTTCCTGCAAAAGGTCCAAAGCGGTCATTCTTGCCGCTTGTAAATCATTGATGCTGTTTAATACCGACGGCAGATCGCCCGTATTCTGATCATACGCCAATAAGGCTGTTTTATAACTATTCTGCAAAGCCGGGATGATATGTTGATCGTAGTTATTCAATTGCCTTTTCTTACTGCCCATGGCCGTTCTCAATGAGGCAAGCTGCCCTTGCGCCTGGTTCAATATATCCCGCTTTTGCTGTTGCAACTCTTCCACTTCATAGCGGATACCCTTGATATTGGCCTTATATTCCTTTGAGGCCCAGGGTACAATGGGGATAGTGACAGAGGCCATGAGTATATATTGATTGGAATTACCGCCATAGGTAAACATATGCCCGGCCTGCAGGCCAAAATCAGGCTTACGCTTACTGTATTCCATTTGTGCATTCAATTGCTGCAGATCAATGTTCCGGCTGATGGCTTTAATATCGCTTCGTGCGCTTGCAAGGTCGGCCGTATCGGTTACCTTTAGTTCATAGTCCTTTAAATCAATATTGGTATCAATAGTAAAAGCTATTTGCTGATCCCTATCCATCAGCGTATTCAACAGGATATTCTTTTGGCTGATCTCGTTGTTGAGTTGCTCCCGGGTATTATCCAGTTCAAACAGCGCAGCCCTGGCTTTATAAATATTAGGCAGTCTTTCCTTATTATAGGTCAGCCGGATGTTCGCGTCCTTGAGGACGTATTCCAGTAAATCTTGTGTATGCTGTAACAAGGTTAGTTTCTTTTCCAATACCACCCGTTCATAATAGTACTGCCTGGCCTGGGCAAACAATTGATTTTTTAGATAGTTTTTATCGGCTGCTGTCACTTTGGACAGGCCTTTCATGTACGCTTCTTTTGCCCTTAACTTGGCCGGGTTGGTGAACATTTGCTCTGCCTGTATCATAAAAGAACCCATGTTAGGGTCCGGTCTGTACGGCGTCATATACTGACCGGCGGCGATTCTTGGGGCATCCAGGCTTTTGGCGCCGGTTGAGTAAGCATCCTGTGCTTTGGCTTTCGCATCAAAGGCCTGCAAGGCCGGATTGTTCGCTATCCGGGCGATAACACTGTCTAAGGACAGTCGCTGTGCCCTGGCGAAATTTGCCAGGCATAACAATGCTGCCAGTATGATCTGATATTTTTTCATCATTCCTTTACCTCCAATACTTCGAGCTTTCCGTATTTCCTTAACTCGTACTCTTTCACCATCAAAAAGATAAGCGGGGTAACCAACAAAATATGGGTGGAAGAAGTTAATACCCCGCCAATCATCGGCAGCACAATTGGCAGCATTACATCGCTGCCCGTGCCAGTTGCCCATAATACCGGCACTAAACCAAACAAGGCAACGCAAACCGTCATGAGTTTTGGGCGCAAACGTTTTACAGCACCATTCATGACATAAATCCGGAGATCTTCTTTAGTAATAGTCTGCTTGCTATTGCCCTTTAAAGTAACCAATTGCTGCATGGCATCATTCAAATATATGACCATGACAATACCGGTTTCCACGGCAATACCAAATAAGGCAATAAAGCCTACAGCCACGGCAACTGATAAGTGTACCCCAAAAAAGTACACCATGTAAGCCCCGCCGATGAGGGCAAATGGAATAGAGATGAGGCTGAAAAATGCTTCTCTTATCGAATGGAAAGCGAAATAAAGGCAGGCAAAAATAATGATCAGCACAACCGGCAATATCATCTTTAGGGTATGTTCTGCCCGTATCAAATTTTCATACTGGCCGCTCCATTCGATATAATAGCCTTTTGGCAACATTTTAACCATTGCATTTAACCTGTCCTGCGCTTCTTTTACTGTACTGCCCAGGTCGCGGTCGCGGACATTAAATAACACCGTGCCTCGTAGCAACGCATTCTCCGATTGAATCATGGCCGGTCCATCGCTGATCTTAATATCGGCAACGGACGATAGCGGTATGGGGCCGTTGCCGGCTGTTTGCACCAGTGTCCGTTTAATGACCTCCAGGTTATTTCTGTAGTCCTGCGCGAAACGGACATTGACACTAAAGCGCTGCCTGCCCTCTATTGTCCTGGTCAGGTTCATACCGCCCAAAGCACTTTCCACTACTTCATTCACATCATCCACGCTTAAACCATAACGGCCTATGGCCTCCTTATTGACCTTGATATCCAAATATCTGCCGCCGGTTATAGGATCAACATACAGATCTTTTACACCCTTTACGCCCTGCAAGGCCATCTTGATCTGATTAGATAAAGCGCTGATGGTATCCAGGTTCTGGCCATAAACTTTCAGGCCCACATCGGTTCGTATACCTGTCGACAACATATTGATACGGTTGATGATCGGCTGTGTCCAGCCGTTCACTACGCCCGGTATTTGCAGCTTGGCGTTTAGTTCGTTAATAATATCTTCCTTTTTGCGCCCCTTGCGCCATTCGTCTTTAGGTTTTAATAAAATGATGGTTTCCGTCATACTAATGGGCGAATTATCGGTAGCGGTATTGGCCCGCCCTGCCTTACCTAAAACGCTTTTTACTTCGGGTACGCTTTTGATAATCTTATCCTGCACCTGCA
Above is a window of Mucilaginibacter ginsenosidivorans DNA encoding:
- a CDS encoding HlyD family efflux transporter periplasmic adaptor subunit; this translates as MKAIKISMLAIAVAIGACSRPQPPAFSAQPKSEVQYTCPMHPQILEDHPGGCPICGMTLVKKSGQASEGAGISLNTVLQPVNSSVVSTVRAITPTQKEVQTTILADGYLDFDTRTFNNIASRFSGRIEKLYIKYAFQDIHRGQRIFDIYSQEMVTAQQDLLYISKNSPEEAALTHAAKQKLLLLGMTSAQIEQVIKTGKAFFSLPVYSPYEGHVHDVAHSQMPGAAVTAMPSGFYNNLPLAVKEGMYVEKGQTLFNVVNPHRLWAVIKIDPADVAAVRLNQSVKISLPDLPGKNLIGKVNFIEPILQQGDKSTSIRVYLDNMNHELKANSLVKAEIKTGQTSGLWIPRAALVNLGRTQIVWLKKGAAYQAHQVSAGLVNDSEIQITRGLAVTDSLASNAQYLTDSESFIKTQSHE
- a CDS encoding TolC family protein, which gives rise to MMKKYQIILAALLCLANFARAQRLSLDSVIARIANNPALQAFDAKAKAQDAYSTGAKSLDAPRIAAGQYMTPYRPDPNMGSFMIQAEQMFTNPAKLRAKEAYMKGLSKVTAADKNYLKNQLFAQARQYYYERVVLEKKLTLLQHTQDLLEYVLKDANIRLTYNKERLPNIYKARAALFELDNTREQLNNEISQKNILLNTLMDRDQQIAFTIDTNIDLKDYELKVTDTADLASARSDIKAISRNIDLQQLNAQMEYSKRKPDFGLQAGHMFTYGGNSNQYILMASVTIPIVPWASKEYKANIKGIRYEVEELQQQKRDILNQAQGQLASLRTAMGSKKRQLNNYDQHIIPALQNSYKTALLAYDQNTGDLPSVLNSINDLQAARMTALDLLQEVLILQVAYEKENESN
- a CDS encoding efflux RND transporter permease subunit → MTTAERIKIIEASCKQVGRGVFFSTLIIVASFLPVFLLEGQEGKLFGPLAWTKTFILAIDAILAVTLAPVLISFFLKGKLRTDDRNPLNRGLEKAYRPVLKWCVTWRKTTLTINVIALLISIPLLLSLGSEFMPPLDEGTILFMPVTQPDVSNAEAKQLLQVQDKIIKSVPEVKSVLGKAGRANTATDNSPISMTETIILLKPKDEWRKGRKKEDIINELNAKLQIPGVVNGWTQPIINRINMLSTGIRTDVGLKVYGQNLDTISALSNQIKMALQGVKGVKDLYVDPITGGRYLDIKVNKEAIGRYGLSVDDVNEVVESALGGMNLTRTIEGRQRFSVNVRFAQDYRNNLEVIKRTLVQTAGNGPIPLSSVADIKISDGPAMIQSENALLRGTVLFNVRDRDLGSTVKEAQDRLNAMVKMLPKGYYIEWSGQYENLIRAEHTLKMILPVVLIIIFACLYFAFHSIREAFFSLISIPFALIGGAYMVYFFGVHLSVAVAVGFIALFGIAVETGIVMVIYLNDAMQQLVTLKGNSKQTITKEDLRIYVMNGAVKRLRPKLMTVCVALFGLVPVLWATGTGSDVMLPIVLPMIGGVLTSSTHILLVTPLIFLMVKEYELRKYGKLEVLEVKE